In Streptomyces sp. Li-HN-5-11, the sequence ATCCAACGGCGAAGCCCTCAACTGGGCGTCCTGGGACCTGTCCGACCTGCAGGGCAAGCAAGCCCAGATCAAGGTCCTCGACGACAGCACGGGCGGCTGGGGCCACCTCAACCTCGACCAGATCGTCCTCTCCGACACCCAGGCGAAGCCCCCCTCCATCCAGACCGGCGTCAACCTGCTCGTCGACGGCAAGGTCGTCCAGAGTGCCACCGGCGCCGACTCCGAGAACCTCGACTGGGCCTCGTTCAACACCATGGCCTACAAGGGCAAGAAGGCCCAGATCCAGATCGTGGACGCCAACTCCGGCGGCTGGGGACACGTCCTCGCCGACCAGTTCACCGCCGCCGACAAGCCCGCCCTGAACGCCACCCAGCGGGCCCACTGGCTCGACTACGGCGCGGACTTCTACGCCGCCAACACGTGGAACGACGCCCCCGGCGGCCGCCGCGTCATGATCGCCTGGATGAACAACTGGAACTACGGACAGGCCATCCCCACCAGCCCCTGGCGCAGCGCCGACTCCTTCCCCCGCCAGCTCTCCCTGCAGACCGTGAACGGCAAGGTCCAGCTGATCCAGCAGCCGGTCCGCGAACTGACCACCCTGCGCGGCACAGGCACCCGGGTGCCCAGCAAGCGCGTCGCGAACACCACCACCCCGCTCGCAGTGCACGGCAGCAGCCAGGAACTCCAGGCCGACCTCGCCGCCGGCACCGCCGGCCGCTTCGGCCTGGACGTCCGCACCGGCGGCGGGCAGCGCACCCGCATCGGCTACGACACCGCCACCGGCGAGGTCTACATCGACCGCACCGCCTCCGGCGCGACCGACTTCGACCCCACCTTCTCCGGTGTCCAACGCGCCCCCCTCGCGCTCGACGGCGGGCGACTGAGCCTGCACGTCCTGGTCGACGCCTCCTCCGTCGAGGTCTACGCCCAGAACACACGCGGCGAACAGGTGGTCCTGACCGACCAGGTCTTCCCCGACCCCTCCAGCACCGGCATCGACGCCTTCGCCGAAGGCGGCACCGCCACCCTCAACCACCTGCAGGCTTGGCAGCTGAAGTCCATCTGGCCGTGACGGGTCAGGTCCGTGCGCCGGACGGCCGGGAACGGCTTCCGGCGCACGGATATCGGCGCGGTAGCCAAGATGAGGCGAGATCGGCCTTCCCTGCCCTACTTGATGGACTGAGTGAGTGGAGATTCTGTCGCCTCGCGTCCTGCGGGCTCTTGAACGGTTCAATGCCGCCTGCCCCTGGGATCACAACGCCCACTACCACCGCTGGATCCTGCGGCAGCTGCCGAGACGCTTCTTCAACCGGGCCTTGGACATCGGCTCCGGCAGCGGTGACCTCGCAAGGCTTCTGGCCGGCCGTGCAGCCACTGTAGAGGGAGTCGATTCCGATCCGGCCATCACCGCTCAGGCCCAGAAGCTGACTCCATCCGCACTCGCAGTGACTTTCACCGTCGCGGATGCGATGGCCGAGCACCCCGCCGACTCGTACGACGTCCTCACGTGCGTCGCCACAATCCACCACCTGCCGTTCACCCAGGCGCTCACCTGCTTCCGCCGCCATCTGGCGCCGGGAGGAACCTTGGTGGTCGTCGGACTGTCCCGCGCTCAGACCCCCGCAGACCACCTACTCGGTGCGCTCGCCGTCCCAGCCAACGCCGCCATGGGTTGGCTGAAGAACAAGGGCCGTCCCTCGCCCCGGCCCGTCTCCATGACGGCCCCTACTCGCCCAGCGGACATGGCCTTCGACGACATCGTCCGTGAAACCAGAAACGTACTTCCCGGCGCACGGCTGCGACGACGGCTGTTCTGGCGCTACACGCTCGTATGGCATCGCCCCTGAGCGGGCCGTACCGGCCGTACCGATTCAGAAAGGCGGGCGGGCAACTGCACGCGGGTGGCTGTGTCACTTTCTATGCCCTGGCGGCGATGCGACGCCATCGAGCGCCGTCGTTCGGCAAGGTGGCCCAGATCGACAAGGGGGAACATCCAGGGCGGCGTCCGACGACTCGGCGGCATCCTCCACGAGTACCAACATGCCGTCTGACCTCGACGGATGAGGTTTTCGGCAGGCGCAGCGTCGGGGAGTTTCCGCTCACGCCTGTGTGCGATTCCGGTCATCGGCGGGCCGGGGCCTGGGCGTCCAGCGGCTCGGACGGATGCGGCACCGGCCGCCGGCCCCGGGCCTGGGGATGTGCCGCGTCAGCGGCAGTGGCCGAGTTGGGTGAGGGCCAGGTCGAGCATGTCGGCGAAGAAGTCGGCTGCGGTGGTGTCGATGCACAGCGGTGGCTTGATCTTGAGGATGTTGAGGTGGTCCCCGGTTGGCTGGACGATCACGCCGAGGTCGAGCATGCGGTCGCAGAGTTCGGCGGTCTCTTCTGTGGCGGGTTCCAGGTTGGTGCGGTCCCGGACGAGTTCGAGGCCGAGGTAGAGGCCCGAGCCGTGGACGGCGCCGATGATGCGGTAGCGGTCGGCCAGTGCCTCGAGCCGGCGCTTCAGATGGCCACCGACACGTGCCGCGTTGCCCTGGAGGTCTTCGTCGCGCAGGGTGTCCAGGACGGTGAGGCCCACGGTGCTGGAGACGGGGCTGCCGCCGGTGGAGGAGAAGAAGTAGCCCTGGTCGCGGTACCGGTCCGCGACCGCCTTGGACGTGATGACGGCGCCGAGGGGGTGTCCGTTGCCCATGGCCTTGGCGACACAGACGATGTCGGGGACGACCTGCTGCTGCTCGAAGCCCCAGAACCAGTGCCCCAGGCGGCCGTATCCGACCTGGACCTCGTCGGCGACGGCCAGGCCGCCGTGTCGCCGTACCGCCGCGTACACCTGGGCGAGATAGTCGTCGGGCAGGGCGACTCCTCCGGCGTTGCCGTAGAAGGTCTCGCCGATGAACGCTCCCGCCGGGCGGCCGGCGGCGGCCAGTTCGTCGATCACCGCGACGGCCTCGGGTGCGTAGCGCACGGCATCCGGCCCGCGGTGGCGGCCGCGGTAGGAGTTGGGCGAGTCCACGGTGTGCACCCAGCTCGGGCGGGTGGCCAGGGCGTTCGGGTTGTCCTGGAGCGAGGTGGAGACCGCGTCGGAGGCGTACGTCCAGCCGTGGTACGCCTCGCGCAGCGCGACGACGTCGTGCCGGCCGGAGGCCCCGATGGCCAGGCGAAGGCCCAGATCCACCGCTTCGGAACCGGAGTTGACGAGGAACACCGTGTCCAGAGGCTCGGGGAGGAGGCCGGCGAGGCGCTCGCTGAACTCGACCACGGAGGCGTAGTGGAAGCGCGAGTTGGTGTTGAGCAGCCGCAACTGCCGACAGACCGCCTGCTCGACGCGGGGGTGGGCGTGGCCCAATGGGGTGACGTTGTTGACGATGTCGAGGTACGACCGGCCGTCGGCGGACAGCAGATGGTGGCGCCAACCACGTTCGATACGTGGAGGGTTGGCGTAGTAGTGCTCCTGCACGGTCGCGAACGCGGCGTCACGCCGGTCGAGCAGGTCCCTTTCGCGCGTACGGTCGGAGTCGGCCGGAAGGCCGAGTAGCGGGGCGGGGTCGGCGGTGAGCGCGAGCCAGCCGGCGGCGTACTCGGGGCGGACCAGGCGCGGGGCAGCGGGGCCGTCGGCGTCGCGCAGCGCGACGTGGACCGAGGCACCGGAGCTGAGGGGGATGATGTCCTCGCCCGCCTGCACCGTCGCACCGGTGGTGACCACGGGCTGGACCGCGCGGGGGAAGGACAGCGACAGCGCCTGCGCGCCGTAGGTGAGTTCCACGTGGCCCGGCGCCGCAGCGAGGACCGTCCCCGCGGCGGGCACCTGCACCACCGCATCCCGGCCGAGCCAGAGGTCGATTCCGGTGGGCACCGTGGCGGTGGACACCGTCGACAGCGCCGGTGTCCGAGTGAGTCGCGCCTGGGCGTACCGGGTGGCGACGGCGGCCGCTCCGTCCGCGAGCGCGGAGGCCACCAGCCGGGCCTCGGTGCCGGCGTCCATCCAGGCTCCGTGGTCCATGGAATCGGCTTCGGTGGACAGGTCGAGGAGGGTGATGTCGTCGGCGACGAGGTCCCGCAGGAGAGGGCGCACCGGCGCATCGGCCCGCGTGGTCCGGGCAGGCACGTCCGCCGTGCCGGTCGCGTCCCTGATGAGACGGACCATCACCGGCAGGGGCAGCGAGGTGGCCTGTTCGAAGATGCGCCATTCGCGGTCGAGCGCGGCCTTGGCGTAGACGTTGTCCTCGTCGGCGGCGGCCTGGTGCTGCCCGCTGGCCACCAGGACGGCGGCGCGCAGGACCACGAGCGGCCACACCGCATCGGCTTCCTCGGGGGAGAGCGGCCGTACGGCGTGGCAGGCGCGGACGGCCGGCAGCACGTGGTGGGGCTCGATGCCGTCGTGGTGGAGCATCGAGGACAGTGACACGGCGAGTTCGCCGACCGACCAGCTCGTGGTGACGTCACCGAAGTCGATGACCCCGTCCGGCATGGGCGGACGGCTGTCGGGGCAGCGGATCAGATTGTCGTCGGTGAGATCCAGGTGCACGGCCTGCGAAGGCAGCGCGGCGGCGAGCTTCTGGACCTGCGCCCAGGCCTCGGCGGTCGCGCCCTGGACGGCGGTACGCCGCTCGGGTTCGTCGATGTGCCCGGCGAGCTTGGTGACGACGCGATCGGCGTGCTGCGGGTCCCACTGGAGCACGCGGTCGAGGCCCGGGTGCCGGAAGTCGCGCAGGGCGCTGCTGACCTTTCCGACGATCGTGCCCATGTCCGCCACGGTGCCGGGGGGCAGGTGCCGTGGTCCCGAGAGCGTGCCGCCGGGCAGGTAGCGCAGCAGGCGCGCGACAGCCGGACCGTTCTCGGTGTCCACCGTCGTGCGCCGCGGGGAGCCGTCAGGGCGGCGCAGGACTGTGGCGATGCGCAGTTCCGGGCGGGCCGAGGCGATCAGGTCGGCTGCCGCGTCCTGGGCTTCGATCTCCACCGTGCCGAAGGCGGGGTTGGCGATCTTCAGAATCGCCGCGGGCGTCCCGTCATCGGTGTGCCAGCAGGAAGTTGGCGTCCTGCTGGCTGCCCAGCGCCTGCGCGCGAGCAGTGATGCCGAGGTGTTCGGCAGCGATGAGCTCAGCCTCGGCCGGCGCCATGCGGGGAGCGGGAAGGGCGTCCTTGGTGAAGAAGTCGATCGTGCGGTACTCGTCGGGCAGCATGCAGGGTTCCTCGGCTGGTGCGGGCAAACGGGGCTGGGACGCTCGGATGACTCAGTCGACGTGCCACAAGAAGCGGTGAGTGTGAATCGCGAAGTACGGGAAGTTCTCCACGGATGCGACACCCTCGACGGGCCGCACGACGTCGTTGATGAAGTCCAGAAGATCCCGAGGCTGAGCGCACACCACCTCCGCGAACAGGTCGAAGCCGCCGGCCGTCAGGACCGTGTACACGACCTCGTCGTGCCGGGACAGTTCATCGGCAACCGCCCGGGAATCGCCGTCGATGCGCAGGCCCAGGAGTGCCATCGTCTGCCGGCCCATGGTCATCGGGTCGGTCACTCCGACGACCTGGACCGCCTTGGTGTCGATCAGCCGCTGCAGCCGGAGCCGCGCGGCCGAGGGTGACAACCCCACCCTCGGGCCCAGGTCGGCGTAAGGGATCCGGCCGTCGACCTGCAGTTCCCGCAGGATGGCCCGGTCGATGTCGTCCATGCAGCACCTCTCTCCTGCGCGAACGGCAGGCATTGCGCTTGTTTCAAGCACCATGCCGGATCCATATGCTCGATTCAAGTGTGAGCACGATGGAATCGAGCGAATCGTGTGTGCGGGTTCCCGCGAGCACTCAGGGGTGATGTCGGGAGACCGGTTGGTGATGGAAGGCCGGGCCACACCTCGAGCTACAGGGTCGATCCGCCGTATTGCGCGTACAACCTGGACCTGGACTCAGGAGTCCGCGAGGAGGCTGTCGTCCAGGAACTCCCGTACGTGACCCATGACGTGCGCCCGGTCCGAGCCCCGCAGCCCGATCGCCACCTGGATGGAGAACCCGTCGAGCAGCGCCCGCAGCCGGGCGGCGAAACGGTCCGGGTCGACCGGCTGGAACTCGGTTGCGCAGGGTTGCCACGGCGCGGGGTGCAGTGCCGGTGCGGATGCGGCGGCCGTCCTCGGCGAATGTCATGCCCACCGTGCCGCAACGGCCGACGCAGACGTGCTGCTTATCCCGAGCTGCCGGCAGCAATGACGTTCACGTAACCCATCATTCCGTTGTCCTCGTGTCCAGTGATGTGGCAGTGAAACATCCATATCCCGGTGAAGTCCGAAAAGCGGATCCGGATCACTACTTTGCCTGCTGCTCCATTGACTGCGTGGGGAACGCTCACGGTGTCCATGTAGTCGGCGGGATGCTGGGCGACGCCGTTCACACTGAGGACCTGGAACGGTGCGATATGGAGATGGAACGGATGATCGTGGCCACTCGTGTTGGTGAGCGTCCATTCTTCGACCGTTCCGAGTGTGGCCGGTTTCTTGAAAGTCGGCTTATTCATGTCGAACAACTTGCCGTTGATCCAGAAGTTGTTGCCGCCGTCGTCACTCAGGGCCACGCTTCGGGATTGGGCGATGGGTTCTCCGGACAGATCGGGTTCGGATCCGGGAAGCGGTCCGGCGATCTGGGGCGAGGTGGCCATGCCCGACGGTCCCCCAGTGGCGGCCGACCCCGCGCTCCCGCCGCCCTGTTGGACATGGGCGACCTTGAAGTCCTGACGGGCGAGCCGGCAGCCAGACGAGGCTCCTCCCGCAGCGAGGGGTGCCTGCACTCACCAGTCAAGATCGCGTCTTGATTCATCTCACGTGTCGGTCGATGGACGAGCGTGGGCGGTGTGGCGCCCGGGGCCATGCGTCGGGATGGACGATGAGCCGCCCGCCGCGGCAAGGCGTTGCGGAGGCTGGGTGTCTCCGGTGGTATCGGGCACCGGCGGCGCGGGGCGCAAGCCGGCCAGCGTGACCGCGACCAGCCGGTGGACGGCAGCTTTGGACGGCAGGCTGCCGGCGGCACCCAGGGCGTGCAGGCAGTAGGTTGCGAGCTCGCCGGGGGCGACGTCATCGCGGATGTCACCGGCCTGCGCGGCTTCGGTGATGAGGTCACGCACGAGGGCGTTCAGGTGCTGCTCGGTGTGAGCGAGGTGCTCGCCCCGGTGCACCAGCGCCGCGAGTTCGGTGTGCTGGGGGCGCTCGTGGGTGATGTCCGCGTAGGCGTGGAGGACGGCTGCGAGTTGTTCGCCGGGGGTGCCCGCCTGGTCGCGGACGCGGGCGAGGTGTTCGAGATGCGCGGTCACGTGGCGTTCGTGCCAGGCGACCAGGATCGACTCGACGTCCGGGAAGTACTTGTACAGCGTCGCCCGGCCGATGCCGGTCTCCTTCGCGATCTGCGACATCGTCACCGACGCCAGACCGTGCTCGACCACCAGCGCCGCGGTGGTCTCCAAAGTCGCTTCGCGGACCGTGCGGCGATGCTCGGCGATCGTCTC encodes:
- a CDS encoding class I SAM-dependent methyltransferase, with the protein product MEILSPRVLRALERFNAACPWDHNAHYHRWILRQLPRRFFNRALDIGSGSGDLARLLAGRAATVEGVDSDPAITAQAQKLTPSALAVTFTVADAMAEHPADSYDVLTCVATIHHLPFTQALTCFRRHLAPGGTLVVVGLSRAQTPADHLLGALAVPANAAMGWLKNKGRPSPRPVSMTAPTRPADMAFDDIVRETRNVLPGARLRRRLFWRYTLVWHRP
- a CDS encoding aminotransferase, which encodes MEIEAQDAAADLIASARPELRIATVLRRPDGSPRRTTVDTENGPAVARLLRYLPGGTLSGPRHLPPGTVADMGTIVGKVSSALRDFRHPGLDRVLQWDPQHADRVVTKLAGHIDEPERRTAVQGATAEAWAQVQKLAAALPSQAVHLDLTDDNLIRCPDSRPPMPDGVIDFGDVTTSWSVGELAVSLSSMLHHDGIEPHHVLPAVRACHAVRPLSPEEADAVWPLVVLRAAVLVASGQHQAAADEDNVYAKAALDREWRIFEQATSLPLPVMVRLIRDATGTADVPARTTRADAPVRPLLRDLVADDITLLDLSTEADSMDHGAWMDAGTEARLVASALADGAAAVATRYAQARLTRTPALSTVSTATVPTGIDLWLGRDAVVQVPAAGTVLAAAPGHVELTYGAQALSLSFPRAVQPVVTTGATVQAGEDIIPLSSGASVHVALRDADGPAAPRLVRPEYAAGWLALTADPAPLLGLPADSDRTRERDLLDRRDAAFATVQEHYYANPPRIERGWRHHLLSADGRSYLDIVNNVTPLGHAHPRVEQAVCRQLRLLNTNSRFHYASVVEFSERLAGLLPEPLDTVFLVNSGSEAVDLGLRLAIGASGRHDVVALREAYHGWTYASDAVSTSLQDNPNALATRPSWVHTVDSPNSYRGRHRGPDAVRYAPEAVAVIDELAAAGRPAGAFIGETFYGNAGGVALPDDYLAQVYAAVRRHGGLAVADEVQVGYGRLGHWFWGFEQQQVVPDIVCVAKAMGNGHPLGAVITSKAVADRYRDQGYFFSSTGGSPVSSTVGLTVLDTLRDEDLQGNAARVGGHLKRRLEALADRYRIIGAVHGSGLYLGLELVRDRTNLEPATEETAELCDRMLDLGVIVQPTGDHLNILKIKPPLCIDTTAADFFADMLDLALTQLGHCR
- a CDS encoding Lrp/AsnC family transcriptional regulator, whose product is MDDIDRAILRELQVDGRIPYADLGPRVGLSPSAARLRLQRLIDTKAVQVVGVTDPMTMGRQTMALLGLRIDGDSRAVADELSRHDEVVYTVLTAGGFDLFAEVVCAQPRDLLDFINDVVRPVEGVASVENFPYFAIHTHRFLWHVD
- a CDS encoding multicopper oxidase domain-containing protein → MATSPQIAGPLPGSEPDLSGEPIAQSRSVALSDDGGNNFWINGKLFDMNKPTFKKPATLGTVEEWTLTNTSGHDHPFHLHIAPFQVLSVNGVAQHPADYMDTVSVPHAVNGAAGKVVIRIRFSDFTGIWMFHCHITGHEDNGMMGYVNVIAAGSSG
- a CDS encoding TetR/AcrR family transcriptional regulator, which encodes MPKLWNETIAEHRRTVREATLETTAALVVEHGLASVTMSQIAKETGIGRATLYKYFPDVESILVAWHERHVTAHLEHLARVRDQAGTPGEQLAAVLHAYADITHERPQHTELAALVHRGEHLAHTEQHLNALVRDLITEAAQAGDIRDDVAPGELATYCLHALGAAGSLPSKAAVHRLVAVTLAGLRPAPPVPDTTGDTQPPQRLAAAGGSSSIPTHGPGRHTAHARPSTDT